A region from the Larus michahellis chromosome 33, bLarMic1.1, whole genome shotgun sequence genome encodes:
- the EPO gene encoding erythropoietin encodes MGAAGLCALLLMLLGVPGRPDGPPSLCDPRVMERFILEARDAERGLAGCGPPCDLPEAVAVPDPGVNFNNWRRMDAGARAREVGGGQAVLVAAVLRARELLPDPRLRPTLDRAYSAARSLAHLLRGVPAPTPSPTSPPPRGAGAEPGAAAGGAQQLPARQGPALPRRRLSAMTDSCQSPTRPRPPPLIRPPPPFLSLPPTSTPPLRTLPPARWTSRQVIDSCQSSSGGATGPGPAGD; translated from the exons ATGGGGGCGGCGG ggctgtgtgcgctgctgctgatgctgttgggggtcccggggcgcCCCGACGGCCCCCCCTCGCTCTGCGACCCCCGGGTGATGGAGAGGTTCATCCTGGAGGCCCGCGACGCCGAGAGGGGGCTG gccgGCTGCGGCCCCCCCTGTGACCTGCCCGAGGCGGTGGCCGTCCCCGACCCCGGCGTCAACTTCAACAACTGGCGGCGGATGGAT GCGGGGGCGCGGGCgcgcgaggtgggggggggccaGGCGGTGCTGGTGGCCGCCGTCCTGCGGGCACGGGAGCTGCTGCCGGACCCCCGCCTGCGCCCCACGCTCGACCGGGCCTACAGCGCGGCCCGCAGCCTGGCCCACCTCCTGCGGGGGGTCCCCGCCCCG accccctccccgacctccccccccccccggggtgcggGTGCGGAGCCTGGCGCGGCTGCTGGGGGTGCACAGCAGCTTCCTGCGCGGCAAGGTCCGGCTCTTCCTCGCCGACGCCTGTCAGCGATGACGGACAGCTGTCAATCACCCACcagaccccgcccccccccccttatccgcccccccccccccttcctttcaCTCCCCCCCACCTCGACCCCCCCCCTGCGGACCCTCCCCCCGGCACGTTGGACGTCCCGGCAGGTGATTGACAGCTGTCAATCATCCTCCGGTGGAGCGACAGGCCCAGGCCCGGCGGGCGATTGA